Proteins encoded together in one Planctomyces sp. SH-PL14 window:
- a CDS encoding sigma-70 family RNA polymerase sigma factor yields the protein MQSSPSPSSSENDVELVNRAVAGDQKALGHLFTSYRPRLSRIAMFRLDPRLNGRIDIDDILQETFIAAQQRLKHILRDAPDSIFLWLRMILGQTLIDLHRRHLGAQARSAARDRSLDAGWDSNSTSASIHFELLGSITSPSEAMAKQEAAERLDSALQTLNDMDREILALRHFEELSNREAARLLEISEPAASLRYTRALGRLKQVMDAFPGAFPGSPFSM from the coding sequence ATGCAGTCTTCCCCGTCCCCTTCGTCCTCCGAGAATGACGTCGAGCTCGTCAATCGGGCGGTCGCGGGAGACCAGAAGGCGCTGGGCCACCTGTTCACCTCCTACCGTCCGCGGCTTTCGCGGATCGCGATGTTCCGCCTCGATCCCCGGCTGAACGGCCGGATCGACATCGACGACATCCTGCAGGAGACGTTCATCGCCGCCCAGCAGCGGCTGAAGCACATCCTCCGCGACGCCCCGGACAGCATCTTCCTCTGGCTGCGGATGATCCTCGGCCAGACGCTGATCGATCTCCACCGTCGACACCTGGGGGCCCAGGCCCGCAGCGCCGCCCGGGACCGCTCGCTCGACGCCGGCTGGGACTCGAACTCGACCTCGGCCTCGATCCACTTCGAGCTGCTGGGGAGCATCACCTCGCCGAGCGAGGCGATGGCGAAGCAGGAGGCGGCGGAGCGGCTCGATTCCGCCCTCCAGACCCTCAACGACATGGACCGCGAGATCCTGGCTCTCCGGCATTTCGAGGAACTGTCCAACCGGGAAGCGGCCCGTCTGCTCGAGATTTCCGAACCGGCCGCCAGCCTCCGCTACACCCGCGCCCTCGGCCGGCTGAAGCAGGTCATGGACGCCTTCCCGGGCGCGTTTCCGGGCAGCCCGTTCTCGATGTAG
- a CDS encoding PspA/IM30 family protein yields the protein MPHFSRLTDIVTCNLSAMLAEAADPKKALEEIIREMREGVAGANRSSKTAAGNLSRIELEIGEQTQQVQQWLGRAREALAAEDEENARQALLRKREHESLLAGLEQQLGAARSTRDHMTCTLHALEARLADALRRKADLEGVEEPVVIKSGAISIGSEVDAELEALKREVSGR from the coding sequence ATGCCGCATTTCAGTCGCCTCACCGATATCGTGACCTGCAATCTCAGCGCGATGCTGGCGGAGGCGGCCGACCCGAAGAAGGCCCTCGAGGAGATCATCCGGGAGATGAGGGAAGGGGTCGCCGGAGCCAACCGCAGCTCCAAGACGGCGGCCGGCAACCTCAGCCGGATCGAACTCGAGATCGGCGAACAGACCCAGCAGGTCCAGCAATGGCTCGGCCGGGCCCGCGAAGCCCTCGCGGCCGAAGACGAAGAAAACGCCCGCCAGGCCCTTCTCCGGAAGCGGGAGCACGAGAGCCTCCTGGCCGGACTCGAACAGCAGCTGGGCGCCGCCCGCTCGACGCGCGATCACATGACCTGCACGCTCCACGCCCTGGAAGCCCGTCTGGCGGACGCCCTCCGCCGCAAGGCGGACCTCGAGGGGGTGGAGGAGCCGGTCGTCATCAAGAGCGGTGCAATCTCGATCGGCTCGGAAGTCGACGCCGAACTGGAAGCCCTCAAGCGGGAAGTCTCCGGCCGGTAA
- a CDS encoding RNA polymerase sigma factor gives MIRVQSGENHAFDEIVDRHQGSLLGFFYRNTRDWQLSEDLTQDTLVKVYNQAWDYLPLGRFRGWMFRIARNLLIDDVRRRTNDALIRACQRRQSEEDDEMTRLASEVLGPEVEADHKELAAIVDDALSEIPDEQRQTFILHHFSDLSLPEVSEIMEVPLPTSKSRLRLAREKLSEKLRLAGITPLSEDSAEVPEASPS, from the coding sequence ATGATCCGAGTCCAGAGCGGGGAAAATCACGCCTTCGACGAAATCGTCGACCGGCACCAGGGCTCCCTCCTCGGCTTCTTCTACCGCAACACCCGGGACTGGCAGCTCTCCGAAGACCTCACCCAGGACACCCTCGTCAAGGTCTACAATCAGGCGTGGGACTACCTCCCCCTCGGCCGCTTCCGCGGCTGGATGTTCCGCATCGCCCGCAACCTCCTCATCGACGACGTCCGCCGCCGCACCAACGACGCCCTGATCCGCGCCTGCCAGCGCCGCCAGTCCGAAGAAGACGACGAAATGACCCGCCTGGCCTCCGAAGTCCTCGGCCCCGAAGTCGAAGCGGACCACAAGGAACTCGCCGCCATCGTCGACGACGCCCTGTCGGAAATCCCGGACGAGCAGCGGCAGACATTCATTCTGCACCACTTCTCCGACCTTTCCCTCCCGGAAGTCTCGGAGATCATGGAAGTCCCCCTTCCGACCAGCAAAAGCCGCCTGCGCCTTGCCCGCGAGAAACTGAGCGAAAAACTTCGATTGGCCGGAATCACGCCGCTCAGCGAGGATTCCGCGGAAGTTCCGGAAGCGAGCCCCTCCTGA
- a CDS encoding biotin/lipoate A/B protein ligase family protein, protein MSFLLIEPAPQPGDWNMAVDAWLLDRAVDHHTAAARLYEWNAPTVSLGHFQKLTDPAVSGRFAPLPKVRRLSGGGAILHDRELTYSLAVPAEHSLARDPTGLYSLVHDRIIAVLAAMGVESRMRGEARSGPEPFLCFGRGDPRDIVLGPHKILGSAQRRRRGAILQHGALLLAQSPHADEFPGIAELTGGAMDLASLREALAIEFQTLLGSADRRASLERDEDEAVRGFLHAAAEDLRSETGP, encoded by the coding sequence ATGTCCTTCCTCCTCATCGAGCCGGCCCCTCAGCCCGGCGACTGGAACATGGCGGTCGATGCCTGGCTGCTCGACCGCGCCGTCGATCACCACACGGCGGCCGCGCGGCTCTACGAGTGGAACGCGCCGACCGTCTCGCTCGGCCACTTCCAGAAGTTGACCGACCCCGCGGTCAGCGGACGCTTCGCCCCGCTCCCCAAGGTCCGGCGGCTCTCCGGCGGCGGCGCGATCCTGCACGACCGTGAGCTGACCTACTCGCTCGCCGTCCCCGCCGAGCACTCTCTCGCCCGTGACCCCACCGGACTCTATTCCCTCGTCCATGACCGGATCATTGCCGTGCTGGCGGCGATGGGAGTCGAGTCGCGGATGCGCGGTGAGGCCCGTTCCGGTCCCGAGCCGTTCCTCTGTTTCGGCCGGGGCGATCCGCGGGACATCGTTCTTGGTCCGCACAAGATTCTCGGCAGCGCCCAGCGTCGCCGCCGCGGGGCGATTCTCCAGCATGGGGCGCTGCTCCTCGCGCAATCCCCTCACGCCGACGAGTTCCCCGGCATCGCCGAACTCACCGGAGGCGCGATGGATCTCGCCAGCCTCCGCGAAGCCCTCGCGATCGAGTTCCAGACCCTCCTCGGATCAGCCGACCGACGAGCGAGCCTGGAACGAGACGAGGACGAGGCGGTCCGCGGATTCCTGCACGCCGCTGCGGAGGATCTGCGGAGCGAGACGGGTCCCTGA
- a CDS encoding acetylxylan esterase, with translation MRFPALAFLLSCAFAMTASSTAFAQPKGFNYDEEKVKPYTLPDPLVTQDGKKVTSPEMWKTVRRPELLRLFEEHVFGKPLPKVEGIRFEPGKVNENALGGKAVRKEVTVRFSPTADEPSMSILIYAPKGKKSPAFLGLNFNGNHAVTDDPEITLNPNWMRAGDKDGTVVDNKATEKSRGKESRRWPVEQVIDRGYAVATIYYGDIDPDFDDGFKNGIHALFPQKERTGDDPGSIAAWAWGLSRALDYLETDPLIDAKHVAVLGHSRLGKTSLWAGATDERFALVISNNSGCGGAALSRRDFGETVARINTSFPHWFCVNYRKYNDNEAACPVDQHELIALIAPRPVYVASAAEDLWADPRGEFLGAVEAEPVYKLLGTDGFAGLKSHDTPAVDQPVNGGTIGYHRRAGGHDVILYDWERFMDFADRHFGKKD, from the coding sequence GTGCGATTCCCTGCGCTCGCCTTTCTCCTGTCGTGTGCCTTCGCCATGACCGCTTCTTCCACCGCCTTCGCCCAGCCCAAGGGCTTCAATTACGACGAGGAGAAGGTCAAGCCGTACACGCTCCCCGATCCGCTCGTCACCCAGGACGGGAAGAAGGTGACCTCCCCCGAGATGTGGAAGACGGTTCGCCGGCCGGAGCTGCTGCGGCTGTTCGAGGAGCACGTCTTCGGGAAGCCGCTGCCGAAGGTCGAGGGGATCCGCTTCGAGCCGGGGAAGGTGAACGAGAACGCCCTGGGGGGGAAGGCGGTCCGCAAGGAAGTGACGGTCCGGTTCTCGCCGACGGCGGACGAGCCTTCGATGTCGATCCTGATCTACGCCCCCAAGGGGAAGAAGTCCCCGGCGTTCCTGGGGCTGAACTTCAACGGCAACCACGCCGTCACCGACGACCCCGAGATCACGCTGAACCCGAACTGGATGCGGGCCGGCGACAAGGACGGGACCGTGGTCGACAACAAGGCCACGGAGAAGTCGCGAGGGAAGGAGTCGCGCCGCTGGCCGGTGGAGCAGGTGATCGACCGGGGCTACGCCGTGGCGACGATCTACTACGGCGACATCGATCCGGACTTCGACGACGGGTTCAAGAACGGGATCCACGCCCTCTTCCCGCAGAAGGAACGGACCGGGGACGACCCGGGGAGCATCGCGGCGTGGGCCTGGGGATTGAGCCGGGCGCTCGATTACCTGGAGACCGATCCGCTGATCGACGCGAAGCACGTTGCGGTCTTGGGGCATTCGCGACTGGGGAAGACGTCGTTGTGGGCCGGGGCGACGGATGAGCGGTTCGCGCTCGTGATCTCGAACAACTCCGGCTGCGGCGGGGCAGCGCTGAGCCGTCGCGACTTCGGCGAGACCGTGGCCCGGATCAATACCTCGTTCCCGCACTGGTTCTGCGTGAACTACCGCAAGTACAACGACAATGAGGCGGCCTGTCCGGTCGACCAGCACGAGCTGATCGCCCTCATTGCGCCGCGGCCGGTCTACGTGGCGAGCGCGGCGGAGGACCTGTGGGCCGACCCCCGCGGCGAGTTCCTGGGAGCGGTCGAGGCGGAGCCGGTCTACAAGCTCCTCGGGACTGACGGCTTTGCGGGGCTGAAGTCCCACGACACGCCCGCGGTCGACCAGCCAGTGAATGGCGGCACGATCGGCTACCACCGGCGGGCCGGCGGCCATGACGTGATCCTCTATGACTGGGAGCGGTTCATGGATTTTGCGGACCGGCACTTCGGGAAGAAGGACTAG
- a CDS encoding alpha/beta hydrolase — protein MSMRWVWLAAVVVFVGRGAAAEGPDRTMDLWGETVPGETALSRGEALPMRPTEKPPATRITKITQPTLEFFEPPADKRTGRCVLIFPGGGYNYVVSDKEGSEPARWLNEQGITGIVLKYRTKDGSMEAPWKRPLQDAQRAVSLVRHNAAEWKLNPGDIGVMGFSAGGQLATLTSTRFRERSYEPRDAADKVSCRPDFSLLIYPWNLYDGKTKQLIPELTLSDDLPPSFVLHTHDDGSTSLGPVFYYAALKERKIPAELHVYQAGGHGYGLRPVEGTNIDTWPSLAVAWLKRLPGPQSAPAK, from the coding sequence ATGAGTATGCGTTGGGTTTGGTTGGCGGCGGTTGTGGTGTTCGTCGGGCGGGGGGCGGCGGCCGAGGGGCCGGACCGGACGATGGACCTGTGGGGCGAGACTGTTCCCGGCGAGACTGCTCTCTCGCGCGGGGAGGCGCTGCCGATGCGGCCCACCGAGAAACCGCCCGCGACACGGATCACGAAGATCACGCAGCCGACGCTCGAGTTCTTTGAGCCGCCCGCCGACAAGCGGACGGGACGCTGCGTCCTGATCTTTCCCGGCGGGGGCTACAACTACGTCGTCAGTGACAAGGAGGGCTCCGAGCCGGCCCGCTGGCTCAACGAGCAGGGGATCACCGGGATCGTCCTCAAGTACCGGACCAAGGACGGCTCGATGGAAGCTCCCTGGAAGCGGCCGCTCCAGGATGCCCAGCGGGCGGTGTCGCTCGTCCGGCACAACGCGGCGGAGTGGAAGCTCAACCCGGGTGATATCGGCGTGATGGGTTTCTCGGCGGGTGGACAGCTCGCCACGCTGACGTCAACCCGCTTCCGCGAACGCTCCTACGAGCCCCGCGACGCGGCCGACAAGGTCTCCTGCCGTCCTGACTTCTCGCTCCTGATCTACCCGTGGAATCTCTACGACGGGAAGACGAAGCAGCTCATCCCGGAACTGACCCTCAGCGACGACCTCCCCCCCTCGTTCGTCCTCCACACGCACGACGACGGCTCGACGTCGCTCGGCCCGGTCTTCTATTACGCGGCCCTCAAGGAGCGAAAGATTCCGGCGGAGCTGCACGTCTATCAGGCGGGGGGGCACGGATACGGCCTGCGGCCGGTCGAGGGGACGAACATCGACACCTGGCCATCGCTCGCGGTGGCGTGGCTCAAGCGGCTGCCGGGGCCGCAGTCCGCACCCGCGAAGTGA
- a CDS encoding serine hydrolase domain-containing protein: MHRRTFLSASLVALFARLSAAASEKQWEAAVRILDQAVKSGEVRAASLYLSDAGAEQSQVFGQAKAVGAPFLLGSITKPMCVAALMTFLDEGAFRLEDRLGKFFAEFRGEGREEVTIGHLLTHTSGLPDQLPDNNALRGRHAPLAEFVSQSLRLPPEFSPGTKYQYSSMGILLACAVAEKVSGKGIIPLVTDRVLKPLKMTRSALGLGDFREEEVMACQTERAAPESGAGDPAARNWDWNSRYWRTLGAPWGGMHASAADVGKFLEEFLHARGVVMKPETERLMVRNHNPVGLTPRGLGFSVGTGAGPTGCSERTFGHTGSTGTLAWADPATESVCVILTSLPGRAVQPHPRDLAARAIVG, encoded by the coding sequence ATGCATCGACGAACGTTCCTTTCGGCCAGCTTGGTCGCGCTCTTCGCTCGCCTGTCCGCCGCGGCGAGTGAGAAGCAATGGGAGGCCGCGGTTCGGATTCTCGATCAGGCGGTCAAGAGCGGAGAGGTGCGGGCGGCTTCGCTGTATCTGTCGGATGCGGGGGCGGAGCAGTCCCAGGTCTTCGGACAGGCCAAGGCGGTCGGTGCGCCGTTTCTGCTGGGGTCGATTACGAAGCCGATGTGCGTGGCCGCGCTCATGACGTTCTTGGACGAGGGGGCGTTCCGGCTCGAGGATCGCCTGGGGAAGTTCTTTGCGGAGTTTCGGGGGGAGGGGCGGGAGGAGGTCACGATCGGGCATCTGCTGACGCATACGTCGGGACTGCCGGATCAGCTGCCGGACAACAACGCCCTGCGGGGCCGGCACGCGCCGCTGGCGGAGTTCGTTTCGCAGTCGCTGCGGTTGCCGCCGGAGTTTTCGCCGGGGACGAAGTACCAGTACTCCAGCATGGGGATCCTGCTGGCGTGCGCGGTGGCGGAGAAGGTCTCCGGGAAGGGGATCATTCCGCTGGTGACCGACCGTGTTCTCAAGCCGCTCAAGATGACACGGTCCGCCCTGGGGCTCGGCGACTTCCGCGAGGAGGAGGTCATGGCGTGTCAGACCGAGCGGGCCGCGCCGGAGTCGGGGGCCGGGGATCCGGCGGCACGGAACTGGGACTGGAACAGCCGGTACTGGCGGACGCTCGGGGCGCCGTGGGGTGGGATGCATGCGTCGGCGGCGGACGTCGGAAAGTTCCTCGAGGAGTTCCTGCACGCGCGGGGCGTGGTGATGAAGCCCGAGACCGAGCGGCTGATGGTCCGCAATCACAACCCGGTGGGGCTGACTCCGCGGGGGCTGGGGTTCAGTGTCGGGACGGGGGCGGGGCCGACGGGATGCTCGGAGCGGACGTTCGGGCATACCGGGTCGACCGGGACGCTGGCGTGGGCTGATCCGGCGACGGAGAGCGTGTGCGTGATCCTCACGTCGCTCCCGGGGCGGGCGGTTCAGCCGCATCCGCGGGATCTGGCCGCGCGGGCGATCGTGGGGTGA
- a CDS encoding DUF899 domain-containing protein — MTDPTVPHPPIVSRDEWKTHRVALLNEEKRLTQEADRVHAERRRLPMVRVEKTYTFEAPEGPVTLLDLFEGRRQLIVYHFMFDPNWDKGCDGCTGLVDALGDLSMLADRQTTFVLISRAPLAKLQAYKAKKGWDWRWVSSNKSDFNYDFHATLDAAVAPFENNFRDETEERKRIGPMSPLFKGETHGNSVFFRIDDEVYHTYSCFARGCEHLTNSYALLDITPYGRQEDFEKSPAGWPQKPTYG, encoded by the coding sequence ATGACCGACCCGACCGTACCGCACCCGCCGATTGTCTCGCGAGACGAGTGGAAGACGCACCGGGTGGCGCTCCTCAACGAGGAGAAGCGGCTCACGCAGGAAGCGGACCGGGTCCATGCGGAGCGCCGCCGCCTGCCGATGGTGCGGGTCGAGAAGACCTACACCTTCGAAGCGCCGGAGGGCCCCGTCACGCTGCTCGACCTGTTCGAAGGCCGGCGGCAGCTGATCGTCTATCACTTCATGTTCGATCCGAACTGGGACAAGGGGTGCGACGGCTGTACGGGGCTGGTCGATGCTCTGGGCGATCTGTCGATGCTGGCGGATCGGCAGACGACCTTTGTGCTGATCTCCCGGGCGCCGCTGGCCAAGCTCCAGGCCTATAAGGCCAAGAAGGGTTGGGACTGGCGGTGGGTCTCGTCGAACAAGAGCGACTTCAACTACGACTTCCATGCGACGCTCGACGCGGCGGTCGCTCCGTTTGAGAACAACTTCCGGGACGAGACGGAGGAACGAAAGCGGATCGGGCCGATGAGTCCGCTCTTCAAGGGGGAGACGCATGGCAACAGCGTCTTCTTCCGGATTGATGACGAGGTCTACCACACGTATTCGTGCTTTGCCCGTGGTTGTGAGCATCTCACAAACTCGTACGCCCTGCTCGACATCACGCCGTATGGGCGGCAGGAAGATTTTGAGAAGTCGCCTGCGGGCTGGCCGCAGAAGCCAACATATGGCTGA
- a CDS encoding class I SAM-dependent methyltransferase: MPPEPAPASPFSDPQLVARYAEGPPRLVPGFADMQRMTTLLLAERVPDHGRVLVVGAGGGLELKVFAQAHAGWTFDGIDPAPEMIRLAEQTLGPLASRVQLHAGTVDRAPEGPFDAATCLLTMHFVPVDERRRMAAEIHRRLRPGAPFVVVHMSLPPSEGDRATWLSRYTAFAASSGIEFENAEAARQAVATRLTILTPEQDEAILREAGFSDVGLFYAGFTFRGWVAYA, encoded by the coding sequence ATGCCTCCTGAGCCCGCCCCCGCCTCGCCGTTCTCCGATCCGCAGCTCGTCGCCCGATACGCCGAAGGTCCGCCCCGCCTCGTGCCGGGATTCGCCGACATGCAGCGGATGACGACGCTCCTGCTGGCCGAGCGGGTCCCGGACCACGGCCGCGTCCTCGTCGTCGGGGCCGGAGGAGGCCTCGAGCTGAAGGTCTTCGCCCAGGCTCACGCGGGCTGGACCTTCGACGGCATCGACCCGGCCCCGGAGATGATCCGGCTCGCCGAGCAGACGCTGGGGCCGCTCGCCTCACGCGTACAACTGCACGCGGGGACCGTCGACCGCGCCCCGGAAGGGCCGTTCGACGCCGCGACCTGTCTCCTGACGATGCACTTCGTCCCCGTCGACGAGCGTCGACGGATGGCGGCCGAGATCCATCGCCGCCTGAGGCCCGGCGCCCCGTTCGTGGTGGTCCACATGAGCCTTCCGCCGAGCGAAGGAGACCGGGCCACTTGGCTGTCGCGCTACACCGCGTTCGCCGCGTCCTCCGGCATCGAGTTCGAGAACGCGGAAGCCGCTCGCCAGGCCGTCGCGACGCGGCTGACGATCCTCACCCCCGAACAGGACGAAGCGATCCTCCGCGAAGCCGGCTTCTCCGATGTCGGCCTGTTCTATGCCGGATTCACATTCCGCGGCTGGGTCGCGTACGCATGA
- a CDS encoding Rrf2 family transcriptional regulator, producing the protein MRRDSRLSGVLHVLLHMAEQASPVTSEALSRMLATNPVVIRRTMSGLRKQGYVRSEKGHGGGWTLACDLSKVTLRDIYAALGNPSLLAIGHRTDAPGCLVEQAVNAALEQAFREAEERLLSRLGEVTLAALSADYHARLMARGASPHPEEHGHAS; encoded by the coding sequence ATGAGACGCGACAGTCGACTGTCCGGTGTGCTTCACGTCCTGCTGCACATGGCGGAACAGGCGAGTCCCGTCACGTCGGAAGCCCTTTCCCGGATGCTGGCCACCAACCCGGTCGTGATCCGGCGGACGATGTCCGGCCTCCGGAAGCAGGGCTATGTCCGGTCGGAAAAAGGGCACGGCGGCGGATGGACGCTGGCGTGCGACCTGTCCAAGGTCACCCTGCGGGACATTTACGCCGCCCTCGGGAACCCGTCGCTTCTCGCCATCGGTCATCGCACGGACGCCCCCGGCTGCCTCGTCGAACAGGCGGTGAACGCCGCCCTCGAGCAGGCGTTCCGCGAGGCCGAGGAGCGGCTGCTCTCCCGCCTGGGGGAGGTCACGCTCGCCGCCCTCAGCGCCGACTACCACGCCCGGCTCATGGCCCGCGGCGCGTCGCCACATCCTGAGGAGCATGGTCATGCCTCCTGA